In Cyanobacteria bacterium GSL.Bin1, one DNA window encodes the following:
- a CDS encoding peptidoglycan DD-metalloendopeptidase family protein — protein MMRYFAAFLLSLLLLLSTGAVANAQTLPTQTYSNGQQEVQVPDWSEIDLSELPSLQDSGYIDIAASLVSKLGYDPSRSWEAGDAIEEVMMLGDVQKAFRLEEFALQHIAERTGYSMESFTLDDFGVMKEQTLQSLTQAIPGLADIQAEKIEPVKALLQKAGIAGNILGGDHESVLNETIGEVVEEYSDSLKDLTFGEIDLAKYDLTSIPALKQTAIKEFKAWAGSFIADIPLLNQVPFSQFPKSLATGLDLVGRVDVVWGQAEYGNPEVGANDYVSGSGGKEGETKPVPCDGGKPCAYLELADFFGVDLGVSGLEGITGQRWASGATQKVEGGFGVLGNVNGGKEPAGRLVYGSPFKVAVTDTSEPQGKAERGLYFRVCMRGGLVDLGCTPYFIGPIPWFPVQEKGMIILAGADAPPVDIPESYQEEIDKVLSEYQPEETPSNDEDVPTEGPCVEQLVETAPAGMQETAQDSIPLLLEEAKAAGLSQAQTAYVLATVQKESLMGKAVEEWGGESQPYAPYYGRGYIQITHKENYIYWGNRLGGVDLVNNPELALDSGRSAKITVQGMKDGTYTGITPEGNLVSGGSHKLSDFINKNETDFYNARKIVNNADDAGEIANNAEQYFKVLKECNVGGGEGDGEATGDYSNPAPGYPMTSDFGKRPPPCPGCSTFHPAVDLGTPMRTPIAAADGGEVIFAGRNGGYGKTVKIDHGNGEVTRYSHLNSISVGVGDKVSKGQEIARSGKSGKGTGPHLDFGISKNGEAVDPEKHIDF, from the coding sequence TTGATGCGTTATTTCGCTGCTTTTTTGCTAAGTTTACTGCTACTGCTCTCGACAGGTGCAGTCGCGAACGCCCAAACCCTCCCGACCCAAACCTATAGCAATGGTCAGCAGGAAGTACAAGTCCCAGACTGGAGTGAGATTGATCTCTCCGAACTCCCTTCTCTTCAAGATTCTGGCTATATTGATATCGCTGCTAGCTTGGTTTCTAAACTGGGATATGATCCGTCTCGCTCCTGGGAAGCCGGAGACGCGATCGAGGAAGTTATGATGTTGGGGGATGTGCAGAAAGCCTTTAGGTTAGAAGAATTTGCCCTCCAACACATTGCTGAGCGCACAGGCTATTCCATGGAGAGCTTTACTTTAGACGATTTTGGGGTAATGAAAGAGCAGACGCTTCAGAGCTTAACCCAAGCTATTCCAGGGCTAGCTGATATTCAAGCCGAAAAAATTGAACCCGTCAAAGCCCTACTACAAAAAGCAGGAATTGCAGGAAATATTTTGGGGGGCGATCATGAATCTGTTCTTAACGAGACAATTGGTGAAGTTGTCGAAGAATATTCTGACTCGTTAAAAGACTTAACCTTTGGTGAAATTGATTTAGCCAAGTATGATTTAACCTCGATTCCAGCACTTAAACAAACTGCAATTAAGGAATTCAAAGCATGGGCAGGGAGTTTCATTGCCGATATTCCACTCCTGAATCAAGTTCCCTTTTCCCAATTTCCCAAGTCTCTAGCAACCGGATTAGATTTAGTTGGACGAGTGGATGTGGTGTGGGGACAGGCGGAGTACGGCAATCCTGAAGTTGGAGCAAACGACTATGTTAGTGGCAGTGGTGGAAAAGAAGGCGAAACCAAACCTGTTCCTTGTGATGGGGGAAAGCCCTGTGCCTATTTAGAACTAGCTGACTTCTTTGGCGTGGATTTAGGTGTTTCAGGGTTAGAGGGGATAACCGGACAACGTTGGGCATCGGGAGCGACGCAAAAGGTTGAGGGTGGGTTTGGTGTTCTCGGGAATGTTAATGGCGGGAAAGAGCCAGCAGGACGATTAGTCTATGGGTCTCCCTTTAAAGTAGCTGTAACCGATACAAGTGAGCCGCAAGGAAAAGCGGAGCGAGGGCTGTATTTTCGCGTTTGTATGCGAGGTGGGTTGGTTGACTTAGGCTGCACGCCCTACTTTATTGGTCCCATTCCTTGGTTCCCAGTGCAAGAAAAAGGCATGATTATTCTCGCTGGTGCCGATGCCCCTCCCGTCGATATTCCTGAAAGTTACCAAGAGGAAATTGACAAGGTTCTATCGGAGTATCAACCAGAAGAAACGCCTTCTAATGACGAGGATGTTCCCACAGAGGGTCCTTGTGTGGAGCAGTTAGTGGAAACCGCCCCAGCCGGAATGCAGGAGACTGCCCAAGACTCGATTCCCCTCTTGTTAGAGGAGGCGAAAGCAGCAGGCTTAAGTCAAGCACAAACCGCTTATGTGCTAGCGACGGTGCAAAAGGAATCCCTGATGGGGAAAGCAGTGGAAGAGTGGGGAGGAGAAAGCCAACCGTATGCACCTTACTATGGAAGAGGTTATATACAGATTACTCACAAGGAAAATTACATATATTGGGGAAATCGGTTAGGTGGCGTTGATCTAGTCAACAATCCAGAATTAGCTCTTGACTCTGGGCGTAGTGCTAAAATTACCGTGCAAGGCATGAAAGATGGAACCTACACTGGCATAACACCAGAAGGAAATCTAGTTTCCGGTGGTAGTCACAAGCTAAGTGATTTTATTAACAAAAATGAAACCGATTTTTATAACGCACGTAAGATTGTTAATAATGCTGACGATGCGGGCGAAATTGCCAATAATGCAGAACAGTATTTTAAGGTTTTGAAAGAGTGTAACGTTGGTGGTGGCGAGGGAGATGGCGAAGCAACTGGGGATTACAGTAATCCTGCCCCTGGTTATCCTATGACAAGTGACTTTGGTAAACGCCCTCCGCCTTGCCCAGGTTGCAGTACATTCCATCCTGCTGTTGATCTTGGGACACCGATGAGAACACCAATTGCAGCGGCAGATGGAGGGGAAGTGATTTTTGCCGGGCGAAATGGTGGATATGGAAAAACTGTCAAGATTGATCATGGGAATGGGGAAGTAACTCGTTATTCTCATCTAAATAGCATTAGTGTTGGTGTGGGAGATAAAGTAAGCAAAGGACAGGAAATTGCTCGTTCTGGTAAAAGCGGAAAAGGGACAGGACCACACCTAGACTTTGGAATCTCTAAAAATGGAGAAGCAGTCGATCCAGAAAAGCATATTGATTTTTAA